Proteins encoded within one genomic window of Citricoccus muralis:
- the folP gene encoding dihydropteroate synthase, translated as MSSMAAIPGTGPSTGPVGVVRKVARRRFADLPTDRTLVMGVVNVTDNSFSDGGNHFDAEAAIQHGLKLHYAGADLIDVGGESTAPGRDAVDPDEEQRRVLPVIEALVRAGAVVSVDTRHAATARAALDHGEVIINDVSGLNFEPEMAELVAESGAHYIITHNRGDAHTMDELADYDDVVTEVIHELSEVKDQFIAAGAQPEQLILDPGLGFAKSGEQNWELLRGVERLVALGFPVLVGASRKRFLGTLLADSRGHAPAPVERDHATAAVSALAAAHGVWAVRVHDVAASVDAVKVAAAWGGPNTAPQHS; from the coding sequence ATGTCATCCATGGCCGCCATCCCCGGAACCGGACCCTCCACCGGCCCCGTCGGCGTCGTGCGCAAGGTCGCCCGACGCCGCTTCGCCGACCTGCCCACCGACCGCACCCTGGTGATGGGCGTGGTCAACGTGACCGACAATTCGTTCTCCGACGGCGGCAACCACTTCGACGCCGAAGCGGCCATCCAGCACGGGCTGAAGCTGCACTACGCTGGGGCTGACCTGATCGACGTGGGAGGGGAATCCACCGCACCGGGCCGCGACGCCGTGGACCCGGACGAAGAGCAGCGCCGGGTCTTGCCGGTGATCGAGGCCCTGGTGCGCGCCGGCGCCGTCGTCTCCGTGGACACCCGCCATGCCGCCACCGCCCGCGCGGCCCTGGACCACGGCGAGGTGATCATCAACGACGTGTCCGGGCTGAATTTCGAGCCGGAGATGGCCGAGCTGGTGGCCGAGTCGGGCGCGCATTACATCATCACCCACAACCGGGGCGACGCCCACACCATGGATGAGCTCGCCGACTACGACGACGTCGTCACCGAGGTGATCCACGAGCTGTCTGAGGTGAAGGATCAGTTCATCGCCGCCGGAGCCCAGCCCGAACAGCTGATCCTCGACCCGGGGCTGGGCTTCGCCAAGTCCGGCGAACAGAACTGGGAGCTGCTGCGCGGGGTGGAACGCCTGGTGGCGCTGGGCTTCCCGGTGCTGGTGGGCGCCTCTCGCAAACGATTCCTGGGCACCCTGCTGGCCGATTCCCGCGGTCACGCCCCGGCACCCGTGGAGCGTGATCATGCCACCGCCGCGGTGTCCGCGCTGGCCGCCGCGCACGGGGTGTGGGCGGTGCGCGTGCACGACGTCGCCGCCTCCGTGGACGCCGTGAAGGTGGCTGCCGCCTGGGGTGGACCGAACACCGCGCCGCAGCACTCATGA
- the hpt gene encoding hypoxanthine phosphoribosyltransferase has protein sequence MIEDDVREDLLHVLMSKEEIQQTVADLAAQIDRDYADKDVLLVGVLKGAVMVMADLSRAIRSHITMDFMAVSSYGSGTKSSGVVRILKDLETDLMGRHVLIVEDIIDSGLTLSWLKTNLESRGPASVEICALLRKPEAMKTEIDVKYVGRDIPNEFVVGYGLDFAEQYRNLEFVGTLAPHVYS, from the coding sequence ATGATCGAAGACGACGTCCGCGAAGACCTGCTGCACGTACTCATGTCGAAGGAGGAGATCCAGCAGACCGTTGCTGATCTCGCCGCGCAAATCGACCGCGACTACGCCGACAAAGACGTGCTGCTGGTCGGCGTGCTGAAGGGGGCGGTCATGGTGATGGCCGACCTTTCCCGCGCCATCCGTTCGCACATCACCATGGACTTTATGGCGGTGTCCTCCTACGGTTCCGGCACCAAGTCCTCGGGCGTGGTGCGGATCCTCAAGGACCTCGAAACCGACCTGATGGGCCGCCATGTGCTCATCGTGGAAGACATCATCGACTCCGGACTCACCCTGTCCTGGCTCAAGACCAACCTCGAGTCCCGCGGCCCGGCCTCCGTGGAGATCTGCGCGCTGCTGCGGAAGCCGGAGGCCATGAAGACCGAGATCGACGTGAAGTACGTGGGCCGCGACATCCCCAACGAGTTCGTGGTGGGCTACGGCCTAGACTTCGCCGAGCAGTACCGCAACCTGGAGTTCGTGGGCACCCTCGCCCCGCACGTGTACTCCTGA
- the ftsH gene encoding ATP-dependent zinc metalloprotease FtsH: MNIKKIFKGPIIWIVLAVLMLLLVVPVLTQSSSQRVDTSVGMELLADDAATQALVDDGENRVDLTLREDLTLDDRELGTQVHFFFSEARAENVISAVEGSDLDDYTDEPVQSNWLLSMLGFLIPFLIIALLFWFLLSRMQGGGGKVMQFGKSKAKLITKDMPQVTFVDVAGADEAVEELHEIKEFLSEPAKFQAVGAKIPKGVLLYGPPGTGKTLLAKAVAGEAGVPFYSISGSDFVEMFVGVGASRVRDLFEQAKTNSPAIIFVDEIDAVGRHRGAGVGGGNDEREQTLNQLLVEMDGFDATTNVILIAATNRPDVLDPALLRPGRFDRQIPVEAPDLEGRHKILQVHAQGKPLVEGVDLRALAKNTPGFTGADLANVLNEAALLTARSNAQLIDDRALDEAVDRVMAGPQKRTRLMKEHERKVTAYHEGGHALVAAGLRNSAPVTKITILPRGRALGYTMVVPEDDKYSVTRNELLDQLAYAMGGRVAEELVFHDPSTGASNDIQKATDTARKMVTDYGMSARIGTVKLGSGNSEPFLGKEMGSGRDYSESVAAAVDAEVRALLDGAHAEAYWILQENRDILDRLAYELLERETLNQKEIAEIFADVRKREPRDVWLFDESRPVSDTPPVLSPAEKRAQESGSGADPETEPEAAPEEHSDSLEPLVDPNPGTELPGHTGETNEGDR; this comes from the coding sequence GTGAACATCAAGAAGATCTTCAAGGGGCCGATCATCTGGATCGTGCTTGCGGTGCTGATGCTGCTCCTGGTCGTGCCGGTGCTCACCCAGAGCTCGAGCCAGCGCGTGGACACCTCCGTGGGCATGGAGCTGCTGGCTGACGACGCCGCGACCCAAGCGTTGGTGGACGACGGCGAAAACCGGGTCGATCTCACCCTGCGCGAGGATCTCACCCTGGATGACCGGGAGCTGGGCACTCAGGTCCACTTCTTCTTCTCCGAGGCCCGCGCCGAGAACGTGATCTCCGCCGTCGAGGGGTCTGACCTGGACGATTACACCGATGAGCCGGTGCAGTCGAACTGGTTGCTGAGCATGCTCGGTTTCCTCATCCCGTTCCTGATTATTGCGCTGCTGTTCTGGTTCCTGCTCTCCCGCATGCAGGGTGGCGGCGGCAAGGTCATGCAGTTTGGCAAGTCCAAGGCGAAGCTGATCACCAAGGACATGCCACAGGTCACTTTCGTCGATGTGGCCGGCGCGGACGAAGCCGTCGAAGAGCTCCACGAAATCAAGGAATTCCTCTCCGAACCCGCGAAATTCCAGGCCGTGGGCGCGAAGATCCCGAAGGGTGTGCTGCTGTACGGTCCGCCCGGCACCGGCAAAACCCTGCTGGCGAAGGCTGTGGCGGGGGAGGCCGGGGTGCCCTTCTACTCCATTTCCGGCTCCGACTTTGTCGAGATGTTCGTGGGCGTGGGTGCCTCCCGCGTGCGCGATCTGTTCGAGCAGGCCAAGACCAACTCGCCGGCCATCATCTTCGTGGACGAGATCGACGCCGTCGGCCGTCATCGTGGCGCCGGCGTGGGTGGGGGCAACGACGAGCGCGAGCAGACCCTGAACCAGCTGCTGGTGGAGATGGACGGATTCGACGCCACCACCAACGTCATTCTGATCGCCGCCACCAACCGGCCCGACGTGCTGGACCCGGCGCTGCTGCGCCCGGGACGTTTTGACCGCCAGATCCCAGTGGAGGCCCCCGATCTGGAGGGACGGCATAAGATCCTGCAGGTCCACGCCCAGGGCAAGCCCCTGGTAGAGGGTGTCGATCTGCGCGCCCTGGCGAAGAACACCCCCGGCTTCACCGGCGCCGACCTGGCCAACGTGCTCAACGAGGCCGCCCTGCTCACCGCACGCTCGAACGCGCAGCTGATCGACGATCGCGCCCTCGACGAGGCGGTGGACCGGGTGATGGCCGGGCCGCAGAAGCGCACCCGGTTGATGAAGGAACACGAGCGCAAGGTCACCGCTTACCACGAGGGCGGTCACGCCCTGGTGGCGGCCGGGCTGCGCAATTCCGCGCCCGTCACCAAGATCACCATCCTGCCCCGCGGCCGCGCCCTGGGGTACACCATGGTGGTGCCCGAAGACGACAAATACTCCGTCACCCGCAACGAGCTGCTGGATCAGCTGGCCTACGCCATGGGCGGGCGCGTGGCCGAGGAGCTGGTGTTCCACGATCCCTCCACGGGTGCCTCTAACGACATTCAGAAGGCCACCGACACCGCCCGGAAAATGGTCACCGACTACGGCATGTCCGCCCGCATCGGCACCGTGAAGCTGGGCTCCGGCAACTCCGAACCGTTCCTGGGCAAGGAGATGGGCTCCGGGCGCGACTACTCCGAGTCCGTGGCCGCGGCGGTGGACGCCGAGGTCCGGGCCCTGCTCGACGGCGCGCACGCGGAGGCGTACTGGATTCTGCAGGAGAACCGGGACATCCTGGACCGGCTGGCCTACGAACTGCTGGAACGGGAGACCCTGAACCAGAAAGAGATCGCGGAGATTTTCGCCGACGTCCGCAAGCGTGAACCCCGCGACGTCTGGCTCTTCGACGAGTCCCGCCCCGTGTCCGACACCCCGCCGGTGCTCTCGCCCGCCGAAAAGCGCGCGCAGGAGTCTGGTTCAGGTGCTGACCCGGAGACTGAACCCGAAGCAGCCCCGGAAGAACACTCCGACTCCCTGGAGCCGCTGGTCGACCCGAACCCGGGCACCGAACTGCCGGGCCATACCGGCGAGACGAACGAAGGAGACCGCTGA
- a CDS encoding zinc-dependent metalloprotease encodes MSPHVPHTDQLINWELAADTASRLSLGGPKTNLRQARDETRALRRAAEVSVDHVHRITGLDAARDLRDSEVLVVDRVRWAHANLQSLSVLLAPGLERVREQAPDQFATATRGLGSTITGLQAGGLLSLLGTRVLGQYDPFIALPDHTGQPLGPAGGRLMLVAPNVMQVRQQLNVRPDDFRLWVCLHEQTHRVQFAAAPWLRHWLQEQITGMLASLYTSTSQWPDMLDRAKGAISKTSEGTDTGPTGSLLDAVTSDEDRERLSRITAVMSLLEGHANVVMDAVDRSVIPTVKTIRRRFTERGQQGSALSKLIRRLIGMEAKARQYRDGQRFVDRAIGLLGTDGFNQVWTAPELLPTEEELHDADAWARRIRAS; translated from the coding sequence ATGTCCCCTCACGTACCCCATACCGACCAGCTCATCAACTGGGAGCTCGCCGCCGATACCGCCAGTCGACTCAGCCTGGGCGGGCCGAAAACCAACCTGCGGCAGGCCCGGGACGAGACCCGTGCTCTGCGTCGCGCCGCCGAGGTGTCGGTCGATCACGTGCACCGGATCACCGGCCTCGACGCCGCCCGCGACCTGCGCGACTCCGAGGTGCTGGTGGTGGACCGGGTGCGCTGGGCGCACGCCAACCTGCAGTCGCTCTCCGTGCTGCTGGCTCCGGGTCTGGAACGGGTGCGGGAACAGGCCCCGGACCAGTTCGCTACGGCCACCCGCGGACTCGGATCCACCATCACCGGCCTCCAGGCCGGGGGACTGCTCAGCCTGCTCGGCACCCGCGTGCTCGGCCAGTACGACCCGTTCATCGCCCTGCCCGACCACACCGGACAACCGCTTGGCCCGGCCGGCGGCAGGCTGATGTTGGTCGCCCCGAACGTGATGCAGGTCCGCCAGCAGCTCAACGTCCGCCCCGACGATTTCCGGCTCTGGGTGTGCCTGCACGAGCAAACCCACCGCGTGCAGTTCGCCGCCGCGCCCTGGCTGCGCCACTGGCTGCAGGAGCAGATCACCGGCATGCTCGCCTCGCTGTACACCTCCACGAGCCAGTGGCCCGACATGCTCGACCGCGCCAAAGGTGCGATCTCCAAGACAAGCGAGGGAACCGATACGGGGCCAACCGGATCCCTACTCGACGCCGTCACCAGTGACGAAGACCGCGAACGGCTCTCCCGCATCACCGCGGTGATGTCGCTGCTCGAGGGCCACGCCAACGTGGTGATGGACGCGGTGGACCGCAGCGTAATCCCCACCGTCAAAACCATCCGCCGCCGCTTCACCGAGCGAGGGCAACAGGGCTCGGCGCTGAGCAAACTGATCCGCCGCCTGATCGGCATGGAAGCCAAGGCACGCCAGTACCGCGACGGGCAGCGCTTCGTCGACCGCGCCATCGGCCTGCTCGGCACCGACGGGTTCAATCAGGTGTGGACCGCGCCCGAGCTGCTGCCCACCGAGGAGGAGCTCCACGACGCCGATGCCTGGGCGAGGCGGATCCGTGCCAGCTGA
- a CDS encoding C2 family cysteine protease produces the protein MGIDANLIGDVPGQPEGILASATKVRDLADALQTDYDDAWAAKELPDIWEGEAAEAYNTVIYDQSVQISDLKEGVSRASGALEDYGWVVRTEQQRCDGIRDRMLELDAVVETATGLVEMMRAHLQVMPEVAEHQQAYVESVATVRQAAVTCAALLAEGAHVEVYNYNDQGQDLGARTDLRQDQMEKIASDLENGRIYPDDINQRGIGDCYLLAALSSMARTSEGREHISGMVKPHYENGELTGFMVTLPRDPNDPHSGEGRTVFVDETYVHGSTGTSADANVFSVIEAAYGQVYPAGTLPENSEGNGLTGGRPDDSLEELTDTDSEVVHRKRGVFGWGAGYDDGQREQITAATEEGRPVVAATAGISDEERKEGVGIVTVTIEGEEQQIEMVGTHAYEVVSSDENGVTLRNPWGYNNPGSGTTPMGATFTISWEDFEDYSSDVSIGGGYSS, from the coding sequence ATGGGAATTGACGCAAACCTCATTGGTGACGTCCCCGGCCAGCCCGAGGGCATTCTGGCATCCGCGACCAAGGTCCGCGATCTCGCTGATGCACTGCAGACCGACTATGACGACGCCTGGGCAGCGAAGGAACTCCCCGATATCTGGGAGGGCGAGGCGGCGGAAGCCTACAACACGGTCATTTATGATCAGTCGGTGCAGATTTCTGACCTCAAGGAAGGTGTCAGCCGAGCCTCGGGGGCGCTGGAGGACTACGGCTGGGTGGTGCGCACGGAACAGCAGCGCTGCGACGGGATCCGGGATCGGATGCTGGAACTCGACGCCGTGGTGGAAACCGCCACCGGGCTGGTGGAGATGATGCGGGCCCATCTGCAGGTGATGCCCGAGGTCGCGGAACACCAGCAAGCGTACGTGGAATCGGTGGCCACGGTCCGGCAGGCGGCCGTCACCTGTGCGGCGCTGCTGGCTGAGGGCGCACACGTCGAGGTCTACAACTACAACGATCAGGGGCAGGACCTCGGCGCCCGCACGGACCTGCGGCAAGATCAGATGGAAAAGATTGCCTCTGATCTCGAGAACGGGCGGATCTATCCCGACGACATCAACCAGCGCGGTATCGGCGACTGTTACCTGCTGGCCGCGTTGTCGAGCATGGCGCGCACTTCTGAGGGGCGCGAGCACATTTCCGGCATGGTCAAGCCCCACTATGAGAACGGCGAGCTCACCGGATTCATGGTGACGCTGCCGCGGGACCCCAATGACCCACATTCCGGAGAAGGGCGCACCGTCTTTGTGGATGAAACCTACGTGCACGGCAGTACCGGCACGAGCGCCGACGCGAATGTGTTCTCGGTGATCGAGGCGGCCTACGGGCAGGTGTATCCGGCCGGCACGCTGCCCGAGAACTCTGAGGGAAATGGGCTCACCGGAGGCCGCCCGGACGACTCACTCGAAGAGCTCACCGACACCGACTCCGAGGTGGTGCATCGCAAGCGGGGAGTGTTCGGGTGGGGCGCCGGATATGACGATGGGCAGCGCGAGCAGATCACCGCGGCCACCGAGGAAGGCCGACCCGTGGTGGCGGCCACGGCAGGGATTTCGGATGAGGAACGCAAAGAAGGCGTCGGCATCGTGACCGTCACCATCGAGGGTGAGGAACAGCAGATCGAAATGGTGGGCACCCACGCCTATGAGGTGGTGTCCTCCGATGAGAACGGGGTGACCCTGCGCAACCCGTGGGGATACAACAACCCCGGCAGCGGCACCACACCCATGGGCGCGACGTTCACCATCTCGTGGGAGGACTTTGAAGACTACAGCAGCGACGTTTCCATCGGAGGGGGATACTCATCATGA
- the tilS gene encoding tRNA lysidine(34) synthetase TilS, with protein MPAESPDAPTPTGPDVWPPTTRWPAPLNAALPQLKQLPAHTLLGVSGGADSLALAIAAAVADRTDHSDRQVTAVVVDHQLQPGSADVAQRTAAVLERLGITTHVRAVTVDSGAGLEAAARDARYEAFRDVAELTGATIVATAHTADDQAEQVLLGLARGSGLRSLAGIRRTRTHGPLTVVRPLLHLTRADTETICRWAGVSWWEDPMNGDGARARVRHRLLPALEDPGTGLGPGVRAGLIRTANLVADDAEALEDWAHRVYAGARADIPADPATPATVALRLDHLAPLPTAIRRRVLALAAVELGSTPTAERLHAVDALMDRRPGSSAGPIELPGLHVTRERGSEYATLLMFRRLRRAPR; from the coding sequence GTGCCAGCTGAGTCACCAGACGCGCCGACTCCCACCGGGCCCGACGTTTGGCCACCGACGACGCGCTGGCCCGCACCCCTGAACGCCGCGTTGCCGCAGCTGAAACAGCTCCCCGCACACACCCTGCTCGGCGTCTCCGGCGGGGCCGACTCCCTCGCCCTGGCCATCGCCGCCGCCGTGGCAGACCGGACAGATCACTCCGATCGACAGGTCACCGCCGTCGTCGTCGACCATCAGCTTCAGCCCGGATCTGCCGACGTCGCCCAGCGCACCGCCGCCGTACTGGAACGACTCGGCATCACCACCCACGTCCGCGCCGTCACGGTCGACTCCGGGGCCGGGCTCGAAGCTGCCGCCCGTGACGCCCGCTACGAGGCCTTCCGCGACGTCGCCGAGCTCACCGGCGCCACCATCGTCGCGACGGCCCACACCGCCGATGACCAGGCCGAACAGGTGCTCCTTGGGCTGGCCCGCGGCTCCGGGCTGCGTTCGCTGGCCGGCATCCGCCGCACCCGCACGCATGGCCCGCTCACTGTGGTCCGCCCCCTGTTGCACCTCACCCGCGCCGACACCGAGACGATCTGTCGCTGGGCGGGGGTGAGCTGGTGGGAAGACCCGATGAACGGCGACGGCGCGCGGGCCCGGGTCCGCCACCGGCTGCTGCCCGCCCTGGAAGACCCCGGTACCGGCCTGGGCCCCGGGGTCCGCGCCGGGCTCATCCGCACGGCAAACCTCGTGGCCGACGACGCCGAGGCCCTGGAAGACTGGGCGCACCGTGTCTACGCGGGCGCGCGCGCAGACATCCCAGCCGACCCAGCCACCCCTGCCACTGTTGCGCTCCGCCTGGACCACCTCGCCCCGCTGCCGACAGCCATTCGCCGTCGCGTGCTCGCCCTCGCCGCCGTCGAGCTGGGCTCCACCCCCACCGCCGAACGCCTGCACGCCGTCGATGCGCTCATGGACCGGCGCCCCGGGAGCTCTGCCGGGCCCATCGAGCTACCCGGTCTCCACGTCACGCGCGAGCGCGGCTCCGAATATGCGACACTGTTGATGTTCCGACGCCTCAGGAGAGCCCCACGATGA
- a CDS encoding HAD family hydrolase, whose translation MLNDPQKTPSTPGRASAPSPSTVLPSGEQRKMVCLDVDGTLVDHDGHMSEAVRSAARDVVAAGHHVMIATGRSLQATLPIIETIRLRNGFSVCCNGGVTIQLTDQLEEGYEVIDRRTFDPAPVLEQLRHRLPSAKYAIEDDAGNFLSTERFQDMSFGVQARGVSFDELLNTTAVRLVVFSTDASTESFSEAVEAIGLQGVTYSVGWSAWLDVAAAGVTKASGLEALRARLGVSLDDTVAIGDGYNDVEMLAWAGRGVAMGQAPDDVKRIADEVTEDVYDDGAALVLRSLLR comes from the coding sequence ATGCTGAACGACCCGCAGAAAACGCCGTCCACTCCCGGCCGCGCGAGCGCGCCGTCCCCCTCGACTGTATTGCCCTCCGGCGAACAGCGGAAGATGGTCTGTCTGGACGTCGATGGCACTCTGGTGGACCACGATGGGCACATGTCTGAGGCCGTGCGCTCGGCGGCACGCGACGTCGTCGCCGCAGGCCACCACGTGATGATCGCGACTGGGCGCTCGCTGCAGGCAACGCTGCCCATCATTGAGACCATCCGGCTGCGCAACGGCTTCTCGGTGTGCTGCAACGGCGGCGTCACTATTCAGCTGACCGATCAGCTCGAGGAGGGGTACGAGGTGATCGACCGTCGCACCTTCGATCCTGCCCCGGTGCTGGAACAGCTACGACACCGGCTGCCCAGCGCGAAGTACGCGATTGAGGACGACGCCGGAAACTTCCTCTCCACCGAGCGCTTCCAGGACATGAGCTTCGGGGTGCAGGCGCGCGGAGTGTCCTTCGATGAGCTGCTCAATACCACCGCGGTGCGCCTGGTCGTCTTCTCTACGGATGCCTCCACCGAGTCGTTCTCCGAAGCGGTGGAGGCGATCGGGCTGCAGGGCGTGACCTACTCGGTGGGATGGAGCGCCTGGCTGGACGTGGCCGCCGCCGGGGTCACGAAAGCCTCCGGGCTGGAGGCGCTGCGCGCCCGGCTGGGGGTGTCCCTGGACGACACGGTCGCCATCGGGGATGGTTACAACGACGTCGAAATGCTGGCCTGGGCAGGCCGCGGGGTGGCCATGGGCCAGGCGCCGGACGACGTCAAGCGCATTGCCGATGAGGTGACGGAGGATGTCTACGACGACGGGGCCGCCCTGGTGCTGCGCTCCTTGCTGCGGTAG
- a CDS encoding inorganic diphosphatase — translation MSHDVTIEIPAGSRVKYEFDHETGRLRLDRVLFTPMQYPTHYGFFEDTLGEDGDPLDAMVYLPGFDLVPGVIVEARPIGVFNMTDDGGGDAKLLCVPADKRFDHIQELSDVEEWLLQEIEHFFTRYKDLEPGKWVKAEGWADRAAAEAELAASIERFAALGEETADDEPQGRDV, via the coding sequence ATGAGCCACGACGTCACCATCGAAATCCCCGCCGGATCGCGCGTCAAGTACGAGTTCGACCACGAGACCGGTCGTCTGCGTCTGGATCGCGTCCTGTTCACCCCCATGCAGTACCCCACTCACTACGGGTTCTTCGAGGACACCCTGGGCGAGGACGGCGACCCGCTGGACGCCATGGTGTACCTGCCCGGCTTCGATCTGGTGCCCGGTGTGATCGTCGAGGCGCGCCCGATCGGCGTGTTCAACATGACCGACGACGGCGGCGGCGACGCCAAGCTGCTGTGCGTTCCGGCCGACAAGCGCTTCGACCATATCCAGGAGCTCTCCGATGTTGAGGAGTGGCTGCTGCAGGAGATCGAGCACTTCTTCACCCGGTACAAGGATCTGGAGCCCGGTAAGTGGGTCAAGGCCGAGGGGTGGGCTGATCGCGCCGCCGCCGAGGCGGAGCTGGCAGCGTCCATCGAGCGGTTCGCCGCGCTCGGCGAGGAGACGGCCGACGACGAGCCCCAGGGCCGCGACGTCTGA
- the dacB gene encoding D-alanyl-D-alanine carboxypeptidase/D-alanyl-D-alanine endopeptidase, whose protein sequence is MLARSATSARATRARGLAGTLIAALVLTGCTVLPAPEDRAAELKAAAAERAALTQVSIPATSLGGARHWLTGAQEELANVLDVATEPPSEVLALSEEAPVPSAETLQRRLNTVFAGTDFTTAALVTDTMTGEVLYSRDADAARVPASSLKILTAAAALHEMGPDHRYTTRAVLDDGTDDLVVALVAGGDALLGTGAGATSVDGRAGLGSLAQQTVDALADRLDGESDEPSDDAGAPALRIVLDDGGYSGPQLTWNDSMVSSGNISAVQPIAVHGARADSGTGTDRVDDPGAHAAAVFRAQVVRAAEEAGLDLTVASGVERDATSGLGERDGTELGAIESATVAEQVEYLLTYSDNQVAEVTARNAALASGRSGSFEGVAGLLTAAADALGVDAHGITIADGSGLSAKNRISTTQLVAIMDAVQQRPWLAETVWGLPTAGLEGTLSERMAGTAAAGTVRAKTGTLDRHSSLTGTVVTVDGRQLWFSFINTGTDSESVTEAREVQDRAATVLADCGC, encoded by the coding sequence GTGCTTGCTCGCTCCGCCACCTCCGCGCGCGCGACGCGTGCCCGAGGACTGGCGGGGACGCTGATCGCCGCACTCGTGCTCACCGGGTGCACCGTGCTGCCCGCACCCGAGGACCGTGCCGCCGAGCTGAAAGCCGCCGCGGCCGAACGCGCCGCCCTCACCCAGGTGTCGATCCCCGCCACCAGCCTGGGCGGGGCGCGCCACTGGCTGACCGGCGCCCAGGAAGAACTCGCCAACGTGCTGGACGTGGCCACCGAACCGCCGTCGGAGGTACTCGCCCTCTCTGAGGAAGCGCCCGTGCCCTCCGCCGAGACCCTGCAGCGCCGGCTGAACACCGTGTTCGCCGGCACGGACTTCACCACCGCGGCCCTGGTCACCGACACCATGACCGGCGAGGTGCTGTACTCCCGCGATGCCGACGCCGCACGGGTACCGGCCTCGTCGCTGAAGATCCTCACCGCCGCGGCCGCCCTGCACGAGATGGGCCCGGACCACCGGTACACCACCCGGGCGGTGCTCGACGACGGAACGGACGACCTGGTGGTGGCCCTGGTGGCCGGTGGGGACGCGCTGCTGGGTACCGGAGCGGGTGCGACGTCGGTGGATGGCCGGGCCGGGCTGGGCAGTCTCGCCCAACAGACCGTGGACGCGCTCGCGGACCGGTTAGACGGGGAGTCTGACGAACCCTCAGACGACGCCGGCGCACCGGCCCTGCGGATTGTGCTCGACGACGGCGGCTACTCCGGTCCGCAGCTGACCTGGAACGACTCGATGGTGTCCTCCGGGAACATCTCCGCCGTCCAGCCGATCGCCGTGCACGGGGCGCGGGCTGATTCTGGCACGGGGACCGACCGCGTGGACGATCCAGGTGCCCACGCCGCCGCGGTGTTTCGCGCCCAGGTGGTCCGCGCCGCCGAAGAAGCCGGACTCGACCTCACCGTGGCCTCCGGCGTCGAGCGGGACGCCACCTCCGGGCTGGGGGAGCGGGACGGTACGGAGCTGGGCGCCATCGAATCCGCCACCGTGGCGGAACAGGTGGAATACCTGCTCACGTACTCCGACAATCAGGTCGCCGAGGTCACCGCCCGCAACGCCGCGCTCGCCTCGGGCCGCTCCGGCAGCTTCGAGGGGGTGGCCGGACTGCTCACCGCCGCCGCCGACGCCCTGGGCGTCGACGCGCACGGGATCACCATTGCCGACGGGTCCGGGCTCTCCGCGAAAAACCGCATCAGTACTACACAACTGGTCGCCATCATGGACGCCGTCCAACAGCGCCCCTGGCTCGCCGAGACCGTGTGGGGGCTGCCCACCGCGGGGCTCGAAGGCACCCTCAGCGAGCGGATGGCCGGCACCGCGGCGGCCGGTACGGTGCGCGCCAAAACCGGCACCCTGGACCGGCACTCCTCGCTGACCGGCACCGTGGTCACCGTAGACGGGCGCCAGCTCTGGTTCTCGTTCATCAACACCGGGACCGACTCGGAGAGCGTGACCGAGGCGCGGGAGGTTCAAGACCGGGCCGCCACGGTGCTCGCGGACTGCGGCTGCTGA
- the folE gene encoding GTP cyclohydrolase I FolE gives MVDQPRIEAAVKEILAAIGEDPERDGLQETPARVARAYAETFAGLNQTPDEVLGTTFDISHDELVLVKDIPFYSTCEHHLVPFHGHAHIGYIPSPEGGITGLSKLARLVEVFARRPQVQERLTTQIVEALMEHLHPRGAIVVVQAEHLCMSMRGVRKPGTKTVTSAVRGQLRDATTRAEAMSLILERT, from the coding sequence ATGGTGGACCAGCCGCGCATCGAAGCCGCCGTCAAGGAGATCCTCGCCGCCATCGGGGAAGACCCGGAGCGCGACGGCCTGCAGGAAACCCCCGCCCGGGTGGCGCGTGCCTACGCCGAGACCTTCGCCGGGCTGAACCAGACCCCCGACGAGGTGCTGGGCACCACCTTCGACATCTCCCATGACGAGCTGGTGTTGGTCAAGGACATCCCGTTCTACTCCACTTGCGAGCACCACCTGGTTCCGTTCCACGGTCACGCCCACATCGGCTACATCCCCTCGCCCGAGGGCGGGATCACCGGGCTGAGCAAGCTGGCTCGGCTGGTGGAGGTCTTCGCCCGGCGCCCCCAGGTGCAAGAGCGGCTCACCACCCAGATCGTCGAGGCCCTGATGGAGCACCTGCACCCGCGCGGAGCTATCGTCGTCGTGCAGGCAGAGCACCTGTGCATGTCGATGCGCGGGGTGCGCAAACCCGGCACCAAAACCGTCACCTCCGCCGTCCGCGGGCAATTGCGCGACGCCACCACCCGGGCCGAGGCCATGAGTCTGATCCTGGAACGCACCTAG